The Armatimonadota bacterium sequence AATCAGCATCACGCCTATAAGCGTTAACTTTGCGTATTTCATTTCATGCCTCCTCAAAAGCACGAATGCTATCTCACTATTATTATTCCTGCACAAAACAAGAATGAATCGTGTATTATGCATGTTTATCCGACTGAATATATTCAATATCTTTGAATGACCTGATACGGTGAAGCAGGCAGAAGCCGGCAATCATTGGCAGCCAGAAACCCAGACCGCGGTAAGCGATCACAATTATGGCGGCAAGCCCGACAGGCACGGCCAGCGTGACAAATACCAGGGTCATTACGCCTTCCACTATCCCGACACCCTGCGGCGTGATCGAGACTATCCAGAAAAGGTTGCCGATTGCATAGCCCGAAAGGAGCGAGCCGGGGGGTATCGGATGATAGAATGCAAGGAACAGAGCATACAGGCTGCCGAAATTAACCAGGTGAGCCAATAGAGAGATCCCGAAGGCTTTAGTCAGCTTGACCGGGTGTGCAGCTATGGCGGCGGAAGCAGCCGCGAATTCCATAGCATTATCCGCTGCCCAGTGTTCCGACAGCAGATTAGCTCGCTTAAACCGGCTGCCTATCCCGTTCACGGCTTTTTGAACTGCCTGCAGCGTATGCAGGAGCAGCCATGGCCGCCAAAGACCGAGAAACAGAGCAAGAGCCAAAGCGGCAATAATGCCGAGAAGAATGCTGGATGCGGCCAGTTCATAGTTACTCAGATCGCGCAGAGTGGCAAGGTTGGCGAGCCCCAGGCCCAGCAGGACGGTGAATGCTGAAAAGTCCGCCGCCAGCACGAGAAGCAGACCTGCAGCGGTGCGTGCAGGTGACTGGCCGCGGCGGGATGCGTCATCGACAAAGAGCGCCATCCCGCTTGTTCCCCCGGTAGGCACCGCGACATTGACGAAGATAGAAACAAAAACTACCGGCAGCAGATCGAATATACGTGAATGAACACCTACGGCTGAAAATGAGACTTCATATATGGCGGCGTAAAGGACGTAAAAAAGCAACTGTCCGAAAGCCGCCGCCGCCACCCATCCCCAGTGCCCGTGCGAGAGTGTGATAGCCAGGTGGCGGACTTCATCAAAGCGAGCGATTACTAATCCGACAAAAACAAAGACAAGCAGCCAGAATATCCAACGTCGCCTCATGCAAATCGTCCTTTTGCCGTCAAGAGGGCATTATTGCACTAACGAACACTGAATACCCTATCTGAGCGCGGGTATACCGTGCACGGCTTTTGTCATCTTGA is a genomic window containing:
- a CDS encoding lysylphosphatidylglycerol synthase transmembrane domain-containing protein, producing the protein MRRRWIFWLLVFVFVGLVIARFDEVRHLAITLSHGHWGWVAAAAFGQLLFYVLYAAIYEVSFSAVGVHSRIFDLLPVVFVSIFVNVAVPTGGTSGMALFVDDASRRGQSPARTAAGLLLVLAADFSAFTVLLGLGLANLATLRDLSNYELAASSILLGIIAALALALFLGLWRPWLLLHTLQAVQKAVNGIGSRFKRANLLSEHWAADNAMEFAAASAAIAAHPVKLTKAFGISLLAHLVNFGSLYALFLAFYHPIPPGSLLSGYAIGNLFWIVSITPQGVGIVEGVMTLVFVTLAVPVGLAAIIVIAYRGLGFWLPMIAGFCLLHRIRSFKDIEYIQSDKHA